The following is a genomic window from Staphylococcus capitis subsp. capitis.
CCACTTTTTAAATAGAACGTATTGGATTGTTCTATATCTTTTTCAAGCGACATTCCGCGTCCACCATATTCAATGTTACTTGAAAAGGGTGAAGGCTTTCGTCCATCCGAAGACTTATTTTTTGAGTATGGCTTACCATTAGGATAATTCATAATATTCACCACACAAGTTTGATGAGAAAACTTTAGATATGTAAATGAAAAAACTCAATCAAACTCTAGTATTTGAATGTATATGTTATTTAACAAACATACATCATTCATTATTTTAACGTGATTAGCCTATTCTGTCACGATTTCTTTCATAAATGAAAGATAAACGTAATCTATAATTTATTATTTATTAAAATTATAGTTATTTAAACGAGACTTAAATGATAAAAGTAACATAAATCTTTCAAAACAAATTTACCGATAACAAAATCTTTATAAATTTAATCATGTCTAATCAATGAAAGAATGATACTTTGCATGACTTAAGCTTTCTTATTGTGTTAAATTAACTTTGTAGGAGGCATCCTAATGCGAAAACTAATAGAACAACTTATCTCGGATATTGATGAAATGAATCATCGTTTTGAAAGGGTAAAATCTTCAGAAGTTGATTATGACTTTTATAAGGTAGTAAAACCTTATGCACATTCGATTGATTCAAAACTTAATGAATTAAACAATTATTATCAACAAATCATTAATACGCCGTATATGACACCATTAAAATTTAATTTACTTATATCAAACATTCAATCGCTATCTGTAGAATGTCATTTTAAACGTACGAGTAGAAAGCTTTTCACAGAAAAAATAAAAAGCGTACAGTATGATTTAAAAAATATTTTAACGTATCATGTTTAATGAGGGAGAATATGGTTAAAACTGTATATGTTACTGGATACAAATCTTTTGAATTAAATATATTCAAAGATGATGCACCAGAAGTTTCATATTTAAAGAAGTTTATATCTCATAAATTAGAACAATTATTAGATGAAGGTCTAGAATGGGTGCTGATTCAAGGGCAAATGGGTATTGAGTTATGGACAGCTGAGGTTGTTTTAGACTTAAAGAAAGATTATCCAGAATTAAAATTAGGGATTATCACACCTTTCTTAGGTCATACGCATCGTTGGAATGAACAGAACCAAGCTAAATACGCTTCAATCGATCAACAAGCAGATTTTACAGAGAGTATTCATCATACTGATTATCAAGGGCCTTTTCAGTTTAAACAAGCAGATCAATTCATGCTAGATCATACCGACTATACCATACTAATTTATGATGAAGAACAAGAGGCAAGTCCTAAATTCTTCAAGACTATGTTAGTTGAATTTATGGATAAAACAAACTATACTTGTGATATTGTGACGTTTGATGAACTCACTGACTTCATCAACGACTTGCAGTAGTCTCAAGATCAAAGTTTCGAATGAGGTGGATAAAAGATGTCAGATGTTTCATTAAAATTATCAGCAAAAGATATTTATGAGAAAGATTTCGAAAAAACTATGGCTCGTGGCTATAGAAGAGAAGAAGTAGACGCTTTTTTAGACGATATTATTACAGATTATCAAAAAATGGCGGACATGAATAATGAAGTTGTTAAGCTATCAGAAGAAAATCATAAATTAAAAAAAGAACTTGAAGAGTTAAGACTTCGTGTTGCTACAACAAGACCACAGGAAAATAAAAACTTTTCTTCTAATAATGGCAACAACTCATTAAACAATGTAGATATTTTAAAACGTATTTCTAATTTAGAAAAAGCAGTTTTCGGTAAGTAATAAAAATTTTTGTTACTTATTCACATGAAATTGTGTTATAATCGCAAAAGTGATATTTCGGGTAATCGCTATAGCAATATAGAGGAAAGTCCATGCTCACACAGTCTGAGATGATTGTAGTGTTCGTGCTTGATGAAACAATAAATCAAGGCATTAATTTGACGGCAACGAAATAACCTAAGTCACATGATATGGTTAGAATAGTTTGAAAGTGCCACAGTGACGTAGCTTTTATAGAAATATAAAAGGTGGAACGCGGTAAACCCCTCGAGTGAGCAATCCAAATTTGGTAGGAGCACTTGTTTAGCGGAATTCAACGTATAAACGAGACGACTTTCACACGAGCGTGAAAGTATGTAGACAGATGGTTACCACCGACGTACCAGTGTAACTAGTACACGTGATGAGTACAACGGTACAGAACATGGCTTACAGAAATATTACGACTAGTTTAGCTCTCCCTTATATATGGAGAGCTTTTTTATTGTTTATATTTATGGGCGCAAATGCTCTCATGAAAGCTATTTGTTTGATCATTTTCAAAAAATAAAAATGAGTTCATCCTTATATTAAAAAAAGATGATGAATTTGGTAAAATAAACACAATACGAATAAAGGAGCAATGAAATGTTTCAATTATTAGCAGTCTGTCCAATGGGACTGGAAGCAGTCGTGGCTAAAGAAATACAAGAACTTGGTTATGAAACACAGGTTGAAAATGGGCGCATCTTCTTTGAAGGTGATGAAGCAGCCATCGTTAAATGCAACTTATGGTTACGTAAAGCTGACCGCATTAAGATAGTAATGGGGCGCTTTGATGCTAAAACATTTGATGATTTATTCGAACAAACGAAAGCTCTACCTTGGGAAACAATTATCGATAAAGAAGGTAATTTCCCCGTTCAAGGTCGAAGCGTAAAATCAACATTGCACAGTGTACCTGATTGCCAAGCAATTACTAAAAAAGCCATCGTCGAGAGACTTAAAAAGGCATATGAAGAAAAAGGTTGGTTAAATGAGACTGGTGCAAAATATCCTGTAGAGGTTGCAATACACAAAGATAATGTTTTATTAACTATTGATACATCAGGTTCAGGATTAAACAAACGTGGTTATCGTCTAGCACAAGGGGAAGCACCAATCAAGGAAACATTAGCTGCTAGTTTAATTCGTTTAGCAAATTGGAAAGGTGATTCTCCACTGATTGATCCATTCTGTGGTTCTGGTACGATTGCGATTGAAGCATGTTTAATTGCACAAAACATTGCCCCTGGATTTAATAGAGATTTCGTATCTGAAGAATGGAATATCATGCCTCCAAATATTTATGATGAATTGCGTGATGAAGCAGATAGAATGGCAGATTATGATAAAGAAATTGAAGTTTACGCATCTGATATTGACCCTGAAATGGTAGAAATTGCTAAACGTAATGCTGAAGAAGTTGGACTGGGCGATATTATTCAATTTAATGTTAAAGACGTTAATACTTTAACTATTGATTCAGAAGGACCAGTAGCATTAGTAGGAAATCCGCCATATGGTGAACGTATAGGTGATCGCGAAGAAGTAGAAGAAATGTATCGCTATATTGGTTCACTAATGAAGCAACATCCTTATTTATCAACATATATTTTAACTAGTAATAAGGAATTTGAGTACTTAGTTAACCGTAAAGCAACTAAACGTCGTAAATTATTCAATGGTTATATCGAATGTACGTATTATCAATATTGGGGTAAAAAACCCGATTTTAAAAATTAAGGTTTACTTTTTATTATTTCCGTGTAATAGTAGTAACCTAAATATTCAATTCATTCGCACTCTTATCTCGACTATAGTACAGTTGAATAGGAGTGTTTTAATTTTAAAAATACTAAAAAATAAAATATTGAAGATGTTTAGAAAGGGGATTATAAATATGAAAACAGTATTAATCATCGGAGCTAACGGTAGAGTGTCTATCGAAGCAACTAAAATTTTCCTTGAAAACTCTAGTTTTAATGTAGATTTATTCTTAAGAAATGCACACCGTATCCCTGACTATGCTTCTAACCGTGTAACAGTATATGAAGGCGATGCAAAAAACTTAGAAGATCTTGAGAAAGCATTAGATGAAGTTGATGTAGTCTTTGCAAGTTTATCTGGATCACTTGATAGACAAGCTAAGACAATTGTTGAAGCTATGGCTAATAAGAATGTTAAACGCTTAATATTTGTGGCAGCACCTGGTATCTATAATGAATTACCTGAACAATTTAACGAATGGAATAAAGAACAATTTGGTGATAAATTAAATCTATATCGCAAAGCGTCTGACATTATTGAAAATTCAAATTTAGATTATACTATCATCCGTCCAGGTTGGTTAACTGATAAAAATGAAAATGTCTTTGAAGTTACTACTAAAGATGAGACATTCAAAGGTACAGAAGTTTCACGTAAAAGTGTTGCTTCATTAGCTGTTCAAATCGCTAAAAATCCAGAGCTACATTCTAAAGAAAATATTGGTGTTAATAAACCTGGAACAGAAGGCGATAAACCTGCATGGTTTGATTAATAAATATGCCATTTTAACATAGGTTTTACTTTGTCTATGTGATAAAATTTAAAATATCATAACTTTTGAAAATTAGGGTTTGTCATCTAGACTAACCTAATTTTTTTAATTTTTTTGAAGTTGATATACATAAATTTCTTACACTTTTGATAATGATCAGAGTAAAAACCTCTATCACATATTGAGGGAGCTAAAGGGGATTCAAAACACATGGATAACACTGAACAATTAGATATTTTATATAAGTTAAAAAAGGAAGTTGAGAAATCCAACAACTATGCCTTAGTTAACACTATTAACCAAGTAATAAAAAAAGTATATCTTAATCAATTTACCGCTTCTTTCGTAGGTCACTTTTCAGCTGGGAAATCAACGTTAATTAATCTATTACTTGAACAAAATATTTTACCTAGCTCACCAGTACCTACAACAAGTAATACTGCAGTCGTGTCAGTCGCTGAAGAACCAGGAATCATCGCGAATTTACCTCACCAACAATACACTAAATTAAAAACTTATGATGATGTGAAACAAATGAATCGTCAAAATGTGGATGTTGAATCAGTAGAAATTAACTTCCCATCAAATAAATTCAACAACGGTTTCACACTACAAGATACACCTGGCGTAGACTCAAATGTTGCCACACACCAGTCTAGTACTGAACAATTTATGTATACGAGCAACATTCTCTTCTATACTGTAGATTACAATCACGTACAATCTGCATTAAACTTTAAATTCATGCGACGTATTAATGAAGTAGGTATTCCTATCGTGTTTGTCATTAATCAAATCGATAAACATAATGAGGACGAAATATCATTTGATACATTTAAATCACGCGTAGAGAAATCAATTAAAGATTGGGATATTGAATTAACAGATACTTATTATGTATCTAAATTTGAGCATCCAGAGAACCAAATTAATGAATTATCTGATTACCTCGTTCAAATGGATAATCACCGAGAATCTGTCGAAGATTACGTGAATCGTACTATCGATTTTATTACTGAAGCACAACTTGCTTATATCCAAAAAGAAATCCAAGACATCCTCGATACACTTGATATCGAAGAGGAAGACTTTGAGCAAGCTTACATGAAGTTTCAACAAAATCAAGAAGTAAGCGAAGAAGCTCAACTATTAAACGACTCTGATAAATTACTAAATTATTTAAAGCAGAAACGTAAAGATATTTTAGATAACGCTTATATCATGACACATGATATGCGAGAACAGTTAAGATCTTATCTTGAAAGTAAATCTGAAGACTTTAAAGTAGGCGGGCTTTTCAATAAGAAAAAGAAAAAAGAAGAAGAACAGGAACAACGACTGAATCAAGCTACTGACGCGTTACAAGATAAAGTGAACCAACAAATACGTCAGCCACTTCGAGAAGACATGTCATTCTTAACACGCTTTATAAATGACAGTGAAGTTAATAATCAAATCCTAAACCAAGATTACCTTATAAAGCCATCATTAATTTCTGATTTATATCAACCTCAGACAAGTATTAGCAATACGTATGTTCTTACATTCTCTGATGAAGTAGTGAAAGCTTTAAATAAACATATTGAACATGAATCAAACCCTATCTTTAAAGATGCTGTGAATCACGCTCAAGCAAGCGAGTTAACAACAGAAGATAATGAGGATAAACAAGAATATGAAAAATTCATTGAGTTGAAAAATTTAAGAGAATCGTTAACTACTCATAATTATCAACATTATTATATCCATTTAGATGATTCACTGGATAAATTAATCGGAAGAACTGAAGCAAATTTCGAACTTAAAGAAGAAAATTCAACGGCTTACCACCACAAACATGAACAAGTCAACCATGATGAAGCAGAAACAGCAAATCAAGTTGATATTCAGAATGCACTTCAAGTAGTCGAAGATGTCCCTCTATTTGATCGTACGAAAAAGGACATCAAAGACACAATGCATCGCCTCAATAATCAAATCACTAAAATTGGTGTATTCGGAACTTTCAGTGCAGGAAAAAGTAGTTTAATCAATGCTTTATTAGGCGGTCAATATTTAGTAAGTTCACCAAATCCTACAACAGCAGCGACAACTGAATTATCATACGGTGAAGAAAGCCAAATCACCTTAAAATCATCTGAGCAATTACTAGATGAAGTCAACAATGTTCTTGAATATTACAATGCGTCATATGATTCATTAGAATCATTTATTAACAGTGATTTGAAGAAACTTAAGACACAACTTGAAAAGAATCAACTCGCATTTATTGATGCCATTGAGAAACATTATGATATGTATCTAGACATGTTAAATGAGGGAGAAGTGCATACCGTCTCTCAAGAAGACGTTAAAAAATGGAGTGCAGAAGATGAATACGCTACATTCGTTAAGACCGTGCATCTTAACCTTCCACTTGAATGGTTAAAAGGTAAAATTATCGTCGATTCATTAGGTCTTCACTCTAATAATCAACGACACACTAACGAAACTGAGCAGATTCTTACTTCTTCAGATTTAATCCTCTACGTAAGTTATTTTAATCATTCATTCACGGATAACGATAAAGCGTTTATCGAGCACATGAAAGCGATGAATCAATTAAATGAGAATCAAGCATTCAAGATGGTTATTAATGCAGTAGATTTAGCTGAAAATGAAGACGACCTCAACGCAGTGCGTGATTATGTTGCAGATGCACTTGGACAAGTTAACCTTCATTCTGAGATATTTAGCGTTTCAAGTCGTAAAAGCTTAAAAGAGGGCGATCAAGGTATAGATCAATTGCGCGATAGCATTCAGCGATTTGCTGATGTCGAATCTAAAACCATTTTAGAACAACAGATGGTTCATCAAATTCAACAAATGAATGATTCCTATAAAGAAATGATTCAAGAGTTCCATAATAATAAGGAACAAATACAAGCTAGACAAGAAAAATTATTAAACATTAAAGACCAAGATAGACTTAATAGCCAATTGATCAATACTACATCGCAACATACTAATAACGAAGTTGATGAACAAATCTATCATTTAAACAATAGACTCAATCTTCAATTATTAGACGAAGTGAAATCAGTTTATAACAGTCAAATGACTCAAAATAGTGATTTTAATGAAGAGAAAAAGATTTCTACTAAAACTTATCTTGATCAAATTCATCAACGATTATATTTAGAACAATCATTAATTACTGAAAGAATCAAAAAGTATTTTAATTCACAATTAGAAGAGCAAATTGCACCAATTATCAAGAAGTTAAATCACATACACGTACTAGTTAAAGCTCAATTTGATGTAGAACCTGATGTAAAGGAAACACCATTTTTAAAAATAGATTTAAATGATATGATTGCAGCCTTACCGAAGCAATTAACAAAACGTAAAATACTAAATCCTAATTCACAACGTGATATCCAAGAACAAATTGCAAATGTAACATTAGAATTGTTACAAGATGGTTTGAGTGAATTAAAACAAGAACTAAACGTCTATGTGCAACAGATGTCACGTCAAGCTGAAACGCAATTCAAACAACTAGAGCAACAAATTCAAGAACAAATTGATGAATTACTATCATTCAAATTAGATGATACGCTCATCCAACAACTCGAAACAAAATCGAAACAACTTGATGAAATCATATAAGAAGAAAGAAGAACGCTATCATGACAAATAGAGTATTAATCGTGGACGGAATGGCTCTACTATTTAGACATTTTTATGCAACGAGTCTACACAATCAATTTATGTATAACTCTAAAGGTATTCCTACAAATGGCGTTCAAGGCTTTGTAAGACATATCTTCAGTGCAATTAAAGAAATTAATCCTACACATGTTGCAGTATGTTGGGATATGGGGCAACAAACCTTTCGCAACGAAATGTTTGAAGGGTATAAACAAAATCGGCCAGAACCACCAGCAGAACTTATACCACAATTTGATTACGTTAAAGAAATCTCACAACAATTTGGATTTGTAAATATTGGTGTTACTAATTATGAAGCTGATGATGTGATTGGGAGCCTCGCTCATACTTATTCTGATAACAATGAAGTTTTTATCATTACAGGAGATAGAGATATTCTCCAATGTATAAATGAGAATGTAGAAGTTTGGCTTACTAAAAAAGGATTTACTATTTATAATCGCTATACTCTAGATCGATTTAAAAACGAATACGGATTAGAACCCAAACAATTAATAGATGTTAAAGCATTTATGGGAGATACGGCAGATGGTTATCCTGGAGTAAAAGGTATCGGTGAGAAAACAGCTATCAAATTAATTCAAAATCATCATAGCGTTGAAAACGTAATTCAAAATATATCTACATTGATACCAGCGCAGCAAAAGAAAATTAACGATAACATAAACAATTTACATTTATCAAAATCATTAGCTGAAATTCACACTCAAGTGCCACTCGAATCAGAACAGCTCTTTAATGAAATGGCATACGCACATGAACTAAATGAAATACTTTCAATTTGTAACGAACATGAGTTGTATGTTTCAGGAAAATATCTAGCAAGCAACTTTTAATCATTAAACCAAATGGACTTATCGAAATTAATTCGTAAAGCCATTTGGTTTATTTTATACCCATCATATACGCAACATAAAATTTATTTTATATAAATATTGTGAATTAATTTCACTTTCTTTATATAAAGTGATATTATTGTTTAGAACGAATAAAATATTGTTCGAAACTCTATTGTGATAGATAAGTGAGCATGCCGCATTCAAATTATGATTTTGATAAAACGACATTAGCTCTAAATTTTATTAAACTCATTTTGAATGGTATTCTTTTCATTTTAAATATCGTCATTATGGTCAATTTTAAGTACACGATATATTAAATCACATCAAACAACAAAGACATAACATCTAGAATAGGAGTGAACGGAAGATTTACACAATGCTTTAATAAGTAATGCAACACCTGTTCATGCGAGTGTTAACTACATCAATGCAGACGAGGATTTACAAAATCAATTTGATCAAGCGCTTCAACAAGCAAGAAATACATTGTCTAAAGCTAAAGGTAAACCTGCTTCAATTGAAGAAGTTCAAGGCTTAATTCAGTCTATTAAAGATACTAAAGAAGCATTAAATGGTGATCAACGTCTTGCTAAAGCTAAATTTAAAGCTGAGATATTTATTAATCAATTAAAAGATTTAAATAATGCTCAACGTGTAGACTCAATTAAACAAGCAAATGATACTGATAATCTAAAAGATTTATCGCAAATCGTTTCTACTGCATCAGATTTAAATAATTCTATGTCAGAATTAAAAGCCAAATTAAAAGAAACAGTTAATCCTGTTAAATCAAGCATCAATTACATTAATGCCGACTATGATTTAAAACGTCAATTTAATAAAGCAGTTAAAGACGCTAGAGAAGCATTAAGTAAAACTAAAGGCGCCAACCTCAACGAAAGAGATATTCAAGGTTTATCTCAAGCAATTGATAGCACTAAAGATGCATTAAATGGTGAACAACGTCTTGCCGAAGCTAAAGAGAAATCTAAACAATTTATAAAACAACTTGATACTCTTAATAATGCTCAAAACAATTATTTAACAAATGAGATTAATAAATCTGATAATATTAAAGATATAACAAACATAGTAGATAATGCTTCAAGTCTAAATGATGCAATGAAAGACCTTAGAGATACCGTTGCACAATTAAACCAATCTACTAAAGATAGTATTAATTATCAAAATGCAGACGAAGATTTAAAATTACAATTTGATAATGCGATAAATATAGCTAATAATGTTTTAAACAAAAAAGATGGCGACAACTTAGATATCACTGTTATTGAAGGTATGACTCAAGCGATTAAAGATGCTAAGGACGCACTTAATGGTGAACAACGCCTTAAAAATGCTCAACAAGCTGCACATAAAGCTATTGACGATGCACTTAAACATCAACTTGATGAAATCAATCATGCTAATGCTACAGATGAATCAAAAGCACAAGCTATTAAATCTGTAGAGAATGCAGCTAAACATGCTAATGCTGATATTGATCATGCAAGTTCTAATATAGGCGTTTTTAACGCTGAAAATGAAGGAACAACAGCTATTAAACATACGCATGCTGATGAATTACCAAAAGCTAAAATTGATGCTAATAATGAAATCGATCAAAAATTAAAAGGTTTATTGAATAATATTGATCAAAACCCTAATTTATCTAATCAAGAAAAAGAGAAACTCAAAGATGATTTAAATCATGCAATCGAGAACATTAAAAACGAGATTGATCGTGCTACTAATAAACAAGCTGTTGCAGATGAAAAAGCTAAAGCAGATCATTTAATGAAAGGTACTCAAGATATCATATCTGCAAAAGAACAAGCTAAACAATCAATTAAAGATTTAGCACAACGTAAGCGAGATGCAATCAATAACAATCCTGATTTGACTGACCAGCAAAAAGCACACGCACTTGCTGAAATCAATAAAGCGGAAAAAGAGGCTATTAAACAAATAGAGAACTCTAATTCTGTAGATCAAATTAACAAAGTTAAAGATGATAGTCTTAACCACATTGCGAAAATTGTAATATGGGATACTGATCAACAGCCATCAATACTTCATCGTCCTGATTTAAGCTTACAAGATGCGTTAGTTACAGGAAAAGTCATCGTGCATAGAGGTGCTACGATTACACTTAGTGAAATTGAAAGTGCCATGACTTTAGCTGATGGTCTTAAAGTTAGAATCATTTCATTACCTAACACAGATAAAGTTGCAGATAACCTAACTGCGAAAGTTGAAGTGACTCTTGCGAACGATACATCAGTTATTGTCGATGTTCCTGTAGATGTTATTGAAAAAGAACTTCAAGTTGCAAAAGATGAAGCATCACAACAAATTGATCAAGCTACTAAACAAAAGTTAGATGAAATTGATAAAGATAAAATTTTAACCGAACAGCAAAAAGAACAAGCTAAAGCTGAAGTTCAAAAACTTAAAGATCAAGCTATTGATAAAATTAACAATTCAACTAATGTAAAAGATGTTGAAAATAATCAAAATAAAGATTTAAATGATATTAATCATTTTGATCCTAGACAATTTACATTGGACAAAGCTAAAGAAGCTAATAAAGCTGAAGTTAATAAACTTACACAAGAAGGTGTACAAGAAATTAAACATATTTCTGATTTATCATCTGAAGAACAAGCTCAATTCAATCATCAACTAAAAGATCTTGAATCTAAAGTTAATAACATGATTAAAAATGCAAATGATATAGACGAACTCAAACGCATTCTCAAAGATTTCAAAGTGCAACGCGATCACATCATTGCACAAGCTCATTTACTCGGTGAAAAACATAAAGCTGAACGTAGACTCAATAACGTTGTTAATAATAGAACTCAACAAATTATTAATGATATGTCAGCAAGTCAATACCAAAGACAATTAGCAATCAATCGTATTAGACAAATAGAATTAGATACTATGAATGCAATTCATCGTGCTAAAACAATCAAAGAAGTCCAAGACGCGTTACTGAATGGTATTCGTAGAATCATGGAAGTAGGTTTAGAAGGTTCATTTGATTCAATTTCCAATCAACAACGCGCTGCTAACAACGCTTATAAACACGACGTCCGTCTAAGAGAAAATGATATAAAAAGTCATATAGGTCAAACAGAATCTTACAAAGAAGTATTAAGTCACACAGGTATTAAATCAGGTAAGAATAAACACAAAGACGATGATCCTAAACATGTTAAACATCATGATAATAATTTCATCAATCGAGTTATCGATGACTTTGGCAAAGCAGTAGGCTTCATCACACTAACTGGTTTACTTTCAGGATTCTGGCTAGCGCTTGCTAAAAGACGTAAAAAAGAAGAGGAAGAAGAAAAATTGAATGATAAGAAGGATCCTCATATTTCCGATTCTAAAAAAGTAGAACCATTGATTATAGCTAAACGAAAAAAAGATAAAGAAGAAGAAACTGTTATTGAAGAAGACAATAAAAAAGCAATTCCTGTAGTGAAAAATAAAAGAGAAAAAGAGGAGAACAAACAGATAAGAAGAGAGACATGTTCTTCGAAAAAAGCAAAAACAAACAAAACGCAACGTCCTTCTTCAAACACTAAGTCAAAAAAAGGTACTACTAAAAACAAAAAGCGTTCAAAAAAGTAAAAAATAAATAACCGCTTCTAAAGTAAGAACAGGTTATAGGAAATTCTATAGCCTGTTCTTTTTTTTATTTAATCAATTTATATAAAGCTTGTTGTGCATGCTGGTTTGCTTCTTTATTTTTATCTCTAGGAACCCATTTAACAAACATTAAATCAAAACTTTGTTCGAGAATTTTCATATTATCATAATAAGGTTTAAATTTAGCATTTTTTACACGACCACTATTAACACTATCTTCAATTAATTTTGAATCAGTATGAAGTAGGGCGTTTCTAACATTGAGCTCTCTTGCATGTTCTAACGCATAAA
Proteins encoded in this region:
- a CDS encoding DUF1798 family protein; this translates as MRKLIEQLISDIDEMNHRFERVKSSEVDYDFYKVVKPYAHSIDSKLNELNNYYQQIINTPYMTPLKFNLLISNIQSLSVECHFKRTSRKLFTEKIKSVQYDLKNILTYHV
- a CDS encoding DUF1273 domain-containing protein, with translation MVKTVYVTGYKSFELNIFKDDAPEVSYLKKFISHKLEQLLDEGLEWVLIQGQMGIELWTAEVVLDLKKDYPELKLGIITPFLGHTHRWNEQNQAKYASIDQQADFTESIHHTDYQGPFQFKQADQFMLDHTDYTILIYDEEQEASPKFFKTMLVEFMDKTNYTCDIVTFDELTDFINDLQ
- the gpsB gene encoding cell division regulator GpsB, with product MSDVSLKLSAKDIYEKDFEKTMARGYRREEVDAFLDDIITDYQKMADMNNEVVKLSEENHKLKKELEELRLRVATTRPQENKNFSSNNGNNSLNNVDILKRISNLEKAVFGK
- a CDS encoding class I SAM-dependent RNA methyltransferase, with the translated sequence MFQLLAVCPMGLEAVVAKEIQELGYETQVENGRIFFEGDEAAIVKCNLWLRKADRIKIVMGRFDAKTFDDLFEQTKALPWETIIDKEGNFPVQGRSVKSTLHSVPDCQAITKKAIVERLKKAYEEKGWLNETGAKYPVEVAIHKDNVLLTIDTSGSGLNKRGYRLAQGEAPIKETLAASLIRLANWKGDSPLIDPFCGSGTIAIEACLIAQNIAPGFNRDFVSEEWNIMPPNIYDELRDEADRMADYDKEIEVYASDIDPEMVEIAKRNAEEVGLGDIIQFNVKDVNTLTIDSEGPVALVGNPPYGERIGDREEVEEMYRYIGSLMKQHPYLSTYILTSNKEFEYLVNRKATKRRKLFNGYIECTYYQYWGKKPDFKN
- a CDS encoding SDR family oxidoreductase, whose product is MKTVLIIGANGRVSIEATKIFLENSSFNVDLFLRNAHRIPDYASNRVTVYEGDAKNLEDLEKALDEVDVVFASLSGSLDRQAKTIVEAMANKNVKRLIFVAAPGIYNELPEQFNEWNKEQFGDKLNLYRKASDIIENSNLDYTIIRPGWLTDKNENVFEVTTKDETFKGTEVSRKSVASLAVQIAKNPELHSKENIGVNKPGTEGDKPAWFD
- a CDS encoding dynamin family protein produces the protein MDNTEQLDILYKLKKEVEKSNNYALVNTINQVIKKVYLNQFTASFVGHFSAGKSTLINLLLEQNILPSSPVPTTSNTAVVSVAEEPGIIANLPHQQYTKLKTYDDVKQMNRQNVDVESVEINFPSNKFNNGFTLQDTPGVDSNVATHQSSTEQFMYTSNILFYTVDYNHVQSALNFKFMRRINEVGIPIVFVINQIDKHNEDEISFDTFKSRVEKSIKDWDIELTDTYYVSKFEHPENQINELSDYLVQMDNHRESVEDYVNRTIDFITEAQLAYIQKEIQDILDTLDIEEEDFEQAYMKFQQNQEVSEEAQLLNDSDKLLNYLKQKRKDILDNAYIMTHDMREQLRSYLESKSEDFKVGGLFNKKKKKEEEQEQRLNQATDALQDKVNQQIRQPLREDMSFLTRFINDSEVNNQILNQDYLIKPSLISDLYQPQTSISNTYVLTFSDEVVKALNKHIEHESNPIFKDAVNHAQASELTTEDNEDKQEYEKFIELKNLRESLTTHNYQHYYIHLDDSLDKLIGRTEANFELKEENSTAYHHKHEQVNHDEAETANQVDIQNALQVVEDVPLFDRTKKDIKDTMHRLNNQITKIGVFGTFSAGKSSLINALLGGQYLVSSPNPTTAATTELSYGEESQITLKSSEQLLDEVNNVLEYYNASYDSLESFINSDLKKLKTQLEKNQLAFIDAIEKHYDMYLDMLNEGEVHTVSQEDVKKWSAEDEYATFVKTVHLNLPLEWLKGKIIVDSLGLHSNNQRHTNETEQILTSSDLILYVSYFNHSFTDNDKAFIEHMKAMNQLNENQAFKMVINAVDLAENEDDLNAVRDYVADALGQVNLHSEIFSVSSRKSLKEGDQGIDQLRDSIQRFADVESKTILEQQMVHQIQQMNDSYKEMIQEFHNNKEQIQARQEKLLNIKDQDRLNSQLINTTSQHTNNEVDEQIYHLNNRLNLQLLDEVKSVYNSQMTQNSDFNEEKKISTKTYLDQIHQRLYLEQSLITERIKKYFNSQLEEQIAPIIKKLNHIHVLVKAQFDVEPDVKETPFLKIDLNDMIAALPKQLTKRKILNPNSQRDIQEQIANVTLELLQDGLSELKQELNVYVQQMSRQAETQFKQLEQQIQEQIDELLSFKLDDTLIQQLETKSKQLDEII
- a CDS encoding 5'-3' exonuclease, which translates into the protein MTNRVLIVDGMALLFRHFYATSLHNQFMYNSKGIPTNGVQGFVRHIFSAIKEINPTHVAVCWDMGQQTFRNEMFEGYKQNRPEPPAELIPQFDYVKEISQQFGFVNIGVTNYEADDVIGSLAHTYSDNNEVFIITGDRDILQCINENVEVWLTKKGFTIYNRYTLDRFKNEYGLEPKQLIDVKAFMGDTADGYPGVKGIGEKTAIKLIQNHHSVENVIQNISTLIPAQQKKINDNINNLHLSKSLAEIHTQVPLESEQLFNEMAYAHELNEILSICNEHELYVSGKYLASNF